In a single window of the Hippocampus zosterae strain Florida chromosome 6, ASM2543408v3, whole genome shotgun sequence genome:
- the wsb2 gene encoding WD repeat and SOCS box-containing protein 2, with product MCSNENNAAEPQPTSSSDPALILELKTRRPPSLEGRPGCETWSVDFSPDGAWFAWSMGHGIVWVVAWPLDAQEGQDGDVDRGDKSFSCGHPVWGLAFGPRAPKSSAAGGNNSLSKGNKNYDGNALLLATGLENGTIKIWNVFTGAAMLELHGHEGVVRNLLFLPNGTLTLVSSSRDKTLRVWDLALKGKKVHVLSGHKDWISCCCVSSDCSMMATVGRFDRMVCLWSLRSYTFIRNLTGGAHKTLYLLSACDFSPDGALLATAAFSGGSWWIDLWDPYTAQKLATLVDYFEDYGQNQISSIQFSPSGVHLAIVTDDRALGIWEPGKPGLSMQTEADRDSNGLCCKYHPQGGVVATGTRNGHVRFWRAPRAVPNLRHLCRAALRHSVSTHQVEPLPLPKRILEYLTYRDIAPHAT from the exons ATGTGCTCCAACGAAAACAACGCGGCCGAGCCCCAACCGACGT CCTCCTCCGACCCGGCGCTCATTCTGGAGCTCAAGACCCGACGGCCGCCGTCGTTGGAGGGCCGTCCTGGCTGCGAGACGTGGAGCGTGGACTTCTCCCCCGACGGAGCCTGGTTCGCCTGGTCCATGGGGCACGGCATCGTGTGGGTGGTCGCTTGGCCCCTCGACGCGCA AGAAGGCCAGGATGGTGATGTGGACCGAGGAGACAAGAGCTTCAGTTGCGGCCACCCCGTTTGGGGTCTGGCCTTCGGGCCTCGAGCCCCCAAGTCGTCCGCAGCCGGTGGCAACAACTCGCTATCGAAAGGCAACAAAAACTACGACGGCAACGCTCTACTTCTGGCCACCGGCTTGGAAAACGGCACCATCAAAATCTGGAACGTTTTCACCG GCGCGGCCATGTTGGAGCTTCACGGCCACGAGGGCGTGGTGCGCAACTTGCTCTTCCTTCCCAACGGCACCCTGACGCTCGTGTCGTCTTCCCGCGACAAGACGCTGCGCGTGTGGGACCTTGCGCTCAAAG GTAAGAAGGTTCACGTGCTGTCGGGCCACAAAGACTGGATCAGCTGCTGCTGCGTGTCATCCGACTGCAGCATGATGGCCACCGTGGGGCGCTTTGACAGG ATGGTGTGCCTGTGGAGTCTTCGCTCGTACACGTTCATCCGCAACCTGACGGGCGGCGCCCACAAGACGCTGTACCTGCTGTCGGCCTGCGACTTCTCGCCCGACGGCGCGCTGCTCGCCACCGCCGCCTTCAGCGGGGGCAGCTGGTGGATCGATCTGTGGGACCCGTACACGGCGCAGAAGCTGGCCACGCTCGT GGACTACTTTGAGGACTACGGGCAAAACCAGATCTCATCCATTCAATTCTCTCCCAGCGGCGTGCACTTGGCCATCGTGACGGACGACAG AGCTCTCGGCATCTGGGAACCCGGAAAGCCGGGCCTGAGCATGCAGACGGAAGCCGACCGCGACTCCAACGGCCTGTGCTGCAAGTACCATCCACAAGGGGGAGTCGTCGCCACTGG aaCCCGCAACGGGCACGTGAGGTTCTGGCGGGCGCCGCGGGCCGTGCCGAATCTGCGCCACCTGTGCCGCGCCGCCCTGCGCCACTCGGTGTCCACGCACCAGGTGGAACCGCTCCCCCTGCCCAAGCGCATCCTGGAATACCTCACCTACCGCGACATCGCCCCACACGCCACTTGA
- the rfc5 gene encoding replication factor C subunit 5 → MASTSKAPLQSRNLPWVEKYRPQKLDDLISHKDILTTIQKFISEDRLPHLLFYGPPGTGKTTTILACAKQLYKGKEFNSMVLELNASDDRGINVVRGPVLSFASTRTIFKKGFKLVILDEADAMTQDAQNALRRVMEKYTENTRFCLICNYLSKIIPALQSRCTRFRFGPLLPDQMIPRLQHVVQQESIDITPDGMKALVTLSSGDMRRSLNILQSTSMAYGRVSEDTVYTCTGQPLRSDIANILDWSLNKDFSTAYKQILELKTLKGLALQDILTQVHLLIHRVDFPPSVRMNLLIKLADVEHRLASGTNEKIQLSSMVAAFQVARNLVVSEAQ, encoded by the exons ATGGCCTCCACCTCGAAAGCGCCGCTGCAGTCGAGAAACTTACCCTG GGTGGAAAAATACCGACCGCAGAAACTAGACGACCTGATCTCACACAAAGACATCCTGACTACCA TCCAGAAGTTCATCAGCGAGGACCGGCTGCCACATTTGCTATTCTACGGGCCCCCCGGGACCGGCAAGACGACCACCATCTTAGCCTGTGCCAAGCAGCTGTACAAGGGCAAAGAGTTCAACTCCATGGTTCTGGAG CTCAACGCGTCGGACGACCGAGGCATCAACGTAGTGCGAGGGCCCGTCCTGAGCTTTGCCAGCACCAGAACCATCTTCAA GAAAGGCTTCAAGTTGGTGATACTGGACGAGGCCGACGCCATGACGCAGGACGCCCAGAATGCATTGCGGCGAG TGATGGAGAAGTACACGGAGAACACTCGCTTCTGCCTGATCTGCAACTACCTGTCCAAAATCATCCCGGCGCTGCAGTCCCGCTGCACGCGCTTCCGCTTCGGCCCGCTGTTGCCCGATCAGATGATACCCAGGCTGCAGCATGTCGTCCAGCAGGAGAG catCGACATCACTCCAGATGGAATGAAGGCGTTGGTCACCTTGTCGTCGGGCGACATGCGAAGATCCCTCAACATCCTGCAG aGCACCAGCATGGCGTACGGCCGCGTGAGCGAGGACACGGTGTACACGTGCACGGGACAGCCGCTGCGCTCGGACATCGCCAACATCCTCGACTGGTCGCTCAATAAAGACTTCAGCACCGCCTACAAGC AGATCCTGGAGCTGAAGACGTTGAAAGGTTTGGCGCTCCAAGACATCCTCACTCAAGTCCACCTGCTCATCCACAGAG TGGACTTCCCGCCTTCGGTGCGAATGAATCTGCTCATCAAGCTAGCCGACGTGGA GCATCGGTTGGCATCGGGCACCAATGAGAAGATCCAGCTGAGCTCCATGGTGGCGGCGTTCCAGGTGGCGCGCAACCTGGTGGTCAGCGAGGCCCAGTGA